The DNA sequence GAAGAAGCGGCTGAACCGGGGGTCGCCGTGCATGTACGAGGTGGAGTAGACGTGGATGAGGAAGGCCACGCCGGTGACCATCACGCACATGAGGGCGGAGAGCTCGTCGAACCGGATCGTCACGCCAACGTCGAGCTGACCGATCACCGCCCAGTCGTACGCGTGGAGGACATGTGCCCGGGCTCCGTGTCCACGCCCGAGCAGGGCCGCGAAGCTAACTAGCGCGGCGGCGAACGCGACCAGGACGGCCGCCGACCCGACCAGGCCGGCCGTCCGCCCCATCCGGCGGCCGGCGAGCAGGAGCACCACCGCGCCCGCGAGCGGGGAGAGGAGGATGAGCCAGACCGGGTCCATCAGGTCACCACCGCAGGAGGGACATCTCGTCCACGTTCGCCGACAGGCGCCGCCTGAAGATGGCGACGATGATCGCCAGACCTATCGCGACCTCGGCCGCCGCCACGATCATCACGAAGAGCACGATGACCTGTCCGTCCATGGAGCCGTGCATCCGGGCGAACGTCACGAACGCCAGGTTCACCGCGTTCAGCATCAGCTCCACGCACATGAACAGGACCAGGGCGTTCCGACGCATCAGCACGCCGCCCACCCCGATCATGAACAGGAGCATCGAGAGCATGAGGTAGTGGCTCGTCGTCACCGGCTCGTTGCGGACGGCGATCGCCACCCCCAGGACCACGAGGACGAGCAGGACCAGTCCGAGGAGCAGCGGCTTCCCGGACCGGGTGCGGTCGCGGTCCGCGACGTTGGAGGGGGGCGCGACGGGAGCGCTCATCGCTCAGACCTCCGCCTGGCGAGCAGCAGGATCCCGATGGCCGCCACGAGCAGCAACAGGGCCGTCACCTCGAACGGGAGGAGGTAGTCGCGGAAGAGCTTCTGTCCGAGTGCCTCGGGGGAGCCGAAGTTCTCCGGGAGGGCCCCGGGGGACGCGGTGAGCGCCGGGATGGCGAAGGTCGCGCTGAGACCCGCGATCAGCGGGATAGCGATCAGGACGGCGAAGGTCAGCTGTCTGCGCTGCAACGGTCTCGGCTCCATCAGCGGCTCGGACCGGTCGACACCAAGGAGCATGATGACGAAGAGGAAGAGCACCATGATCGCCCCGGCGTAGACGATGATCTGGGCGACGAACAGGAACTCCGCCTCGAGGGTCAGGAACAGCCCGGCGATCGCCCCGAGGTTGACCACCAGCAAGAGGGCGCCGTGCACGGAGTTGCGGGAGAACACCATCCCGAGCGCCGCGCCGAGGGCCAGCGCGCCGAAGACCACGAACAGCGTCATCAGCCGCCGCCGCCTTCCTCACCGTCGGCCGGCCGGCGGCGCGGGTTCTCCGACGAGAGCTGCCACGTCGGCTCCTGCGCGCCTCTCCACGTCTCCTGCGGGAGCCACACCACGGGGACCTCGGGGTTGTCCTCGGAGTTCCCCTCCAGGTCGCCCCGGAGCGAGCCGATGCCGGGCTGCTCGTTCGTCCCCACCGGCACCATCATCGGGTCGCCCCGGTAGCCGAACCGCTCCCGCTCGAGGTCGGGCGGGGGGGTGAGCAGGTCCTCCTTGTCGTAGATGAGCCGCTGACGCGACGCGTCCGTCATCTCGAAGAAGGTCGTCATCGTGATCGCGTCCGTCGGACACGCCTCCACGCACAGACCGCAGAAGATGCATCGCAGCATGTTGATCTGGTACACCGCCGCGTACCGCTCGCCGGGGGAGACCGGGTTGTCCGGTGGGTTCTGGGCGCCGATGACGAGGATCGCGTCGGCCGGACAGGCTCCCGCGCACAGCTCGCATCCGATGCACTTCTCGAGCCCGTCGTCGTAGCGGTTGAGGATGTGCCGGCCGTGAGCGCGGGTGAACGGCTCCCGCTTGCGGTACGGGTACGGGACCGTGACGTCCCGGCGCACGAGCATGTGCTTGAGGGTCACCCACATCCCGCGTCCGAGCGCGAACAGCCCGTCGAAGGGCGACGCGTCCACCGGCCGGGGGATCCGGCTGATCCTGCGGCTCATGGCTGCTCCCTCAGGTCTTCGGCTACGACGCCGGGCTCCGACGGCTGCTCCTCGACGGAGCGCGGCACGCGGACGCGCCGGGCTCCCGTCGTCGGGGGGCCGTCCTCGGGCTCCCGGGCGGGCACGAACATGCCGAGGACGAAGAGGGCCACGACGATCCCGCCCACGATCAGGAACCAGCGCTCGGCCGGGACCACCTGAGCCACGGCGCTGAAGGGGACCCAGAGCAGCCCTATCGGGATGAGCCACTTCCACCCCACCGACATGAGCTGGTCGTAGCGGAGGCGGGGCATGGAGGCGCGCAGCCAGAAGAACAGGAAGACGAAGACGAAGGTCTTGAGGACGAACCACACCGTCGGCCACAACCAGGGGAGCACGTCGAAGCGGGGGCCGAGCCATCCTCCCCAGAACAACGTCACGGCCACGGCGGAGATGGTCACGATGTGGAGGTACTCCGCGAGGAAGAACATGGCGAACTTCACCCCGGAGTACTCGGTGTGGTACCCGGCCACGAGCTCGGTCTCGGCCTCCGGCAGGTCGAAGGGAGCCCGGTTCGTCTCGGCGATCCCCGCGAGCAGGAAGATGACGAAGGCGGGCGACTGAACGAGGATGAACCAGCCTCCCTGCTGGGCCTCCACGATGCCTCGCGTCGACATCGTGCCCGCGTAGAGGATCACCGGGATGACCGCCAGCCCCATCGCGATCTCGTACGAGATCATCTGCGCGGTCGATCGGACGGCTCCCATCAGCGGGTACTTCGAGCCCGACGACCATCCGGCCAGGGCGACGCCGTACACCGACAGCGACCCCATGGCGAGGAAGAACAGGATGCCGACGTTCAGGTCGACGACCTGCAGGGGCATCGTGCGCCCGGCCACGGTGATCGTGTCCCCCAACGGGACGACCGAGAACGACAGGAACGCCGGCACCATCGAGATGATGGGCGCGAGCGTGAAGACCACCCGGTCGGCCGAGGACGGGATGATGTCCTCCTTCATGAAGAGCTTCACGCCGTCGGCGAGGCTCTGGAGGACCCCGAACGGTCCCGCCCTGTTCGGGCCGATGCGCGACTGCATGTCCGCGATGATCTTGCGCTCGGCCCAGATCACGAGCATCACGAGCACGAGGACCACCACGAAGACCACGAGGACGCGCGCGGCGTCCAGCCCGACGGAGACCCAGTCGATGCCGTTCATGCCGGCTCCACCGCCGCGGCGGGCGCTTGGTCGTCGACGGAGAGGAGCTCCCGCGCGCCCACGCCCGGCTGCGCGTACGGGACGAAGACGACGCCGGGTCGTATATCGGTGGTGACGCGGGCGGGGACGACGATCGCGCCGTGGCGCGTGCGCACGCGGACCGCCGCGCCGTCGGCCACCCCTGCCGCCTCGGCGTCCGCCGGGTTGATCTCCGCGAACCCGGCCGGCGTGAGGGCTCCTATGGCTTGCGTGTGCCGGACGCGCGACCCCTGGTCGTAGAGCAGCCTGTAGGTGAGGAGACGGAGCTTGAGGTCCGGGTCCCCCGATGGGACCCGTGCCTGGACGCGCGACTCCCCGCCTCCGAACGGCGGCGCCTCCCGGTCGAGGAGCGCGTCGAGCTCGCCCCGGACATCGGCCAGCCTCCGGCATCCGATGGGCCTCCCCAGGCGGCGCGCGGCCTCGCCGAAGATCGCGTAGTCGGCGCGGGCGGATCCGGGCGGGTCGACCGCCTTGTGGATGGTCTGCCGGCGACCCTCCCAGTTGGTCAGGGTGCCGTCGCGCTCCGCGAACGCGGCCGCAGGCAGGATCACGTCCGCGAACTCGACCTGGTCGTCGGCCTGCACGTCCTGCAGCACCACGAACCTCGCGCCGTAGAGGGCCTGGGCTCCCAGGCGGGAGTCGGGCGTGTCCAGCACGTCGGCGCCGGCCAGCCATAGGACCTCCAGCGCGCCGGACGCGGCCCGGCGCAGGACGTCCACCGCGCTGGCTCCTGGCGCGTCCGGGACCTCGGCTCCCCACGCGGCGGACAGCTCCGCGCGATCGGAGGCGTCGTCCACCCTGCGCCAGCCGGGCAGCAGTTCGGGGTGGGCCCCGGACCGGAGGGCACCGTACTCGCCGGAGCGCCGCGGCGCCCAGCCCACCCTCGCCCCCAGCACCTCGGCCACGGCCCGCCAGGCGCGCACCGCCTCGGGGTCGGCCGCCAGCCGGGGGCCGAGCACGATGACGGAGCGGGCGGACTCGCGGAGGGCGGCCGCGAACCCGGACACCTCCCCAGGCGCCAGGCCGCACCCGGACGCGAGAGCCTCAAGGCCGCCCGCGACGGGCTGGCCCAGGGCCGCGGTGAGCGCGGCGCCCACTATCGCCTCCGTTCCCGGGAGCGGTTGCAGGTGCCCCCGGACGAAATCTCCTCCCGCTATGCGCCTCGGGTGCACGAAGGACACGCCGAGCCCGTGCTTCGTGGCGGCCGTCCGCAGTCGCAGGAACACGATGGGGAGCTCTTCACGCGCGTCGAGGGAGACGAGGACGACATGTCCGGCCCCGAGCAGGTCGTCGTAGGTGAGCTGCGGGGTCGTGGGAGCCTCGACCGACATGCCTCCGTCGAGCCGGAAGTCCACCGAGTTGGTCCGCAGCACGAGCCGGGCGAACTTCTGGGCTGCGTAGGCGTCCTCGTCGCAGAGGGACCCGCCGACGAGCAAGGCGGCCGCATCCGGGTCTCCCCTCTCCACGAGGGGGCCGAGCCGGTCACCGAGGAACTTGAGGGCCTCGTCCCACGAGACGGCGGTGAGCTCTCCGTCGCGGCGCACCCACGGCTGGGTGATCCTGCTGGGCTCGGAGACGTAGGCGTGTCCGAAGCGGCCCTTGTCGCAGAGCCACTCCTCGTTGACGTCCTCGTTGGTGAACTGCGACGCGCGGACGAGCTGTCCGTCGGCCACGCGGACGGCCAGGTTCACGTTGCACCCGCAGGCGCACAGGTCGCAGACGGAGGCTGTCTGGTGCAGGTCCCAGGGCCGTGCCTGGAAGCGGTAGGGGGCGCTCGTGAGCGCACCCACCGGACAGATCTCGATCGTGTTCCCGGAGAAGTACGAGTCGAAGGACTCCCCGGGGAACGGGTAGATGTAGGCCCGCGCCCCACGCTGCATCGTGTCGATCATCTTGTCGCCCGAGATCTCGTCGCAGAACCGGGTGCACCGGTAGCAGAGGATGCACCGCTCCCGGTCGAGGTTGACGAGTGGGGAGATCGGCACGGGCTTGGGGAACCGGCGCTTCGGCT is a window from the Actinomycetota bacterium genome containing:
- the nuoK gene encoding NADH-quinone oxidoreductase subunit NuoK — its product is MTTSHYLMLSMLLFMIGVGGVLMRRNALVLFMCVELMLNAVNLAFVTFARMHGSMDGQVIVLFVMIVAAAEVAIGLAIIVAIFRRRLSANVDEMSLLRW
- a CDS encoding NADH-quinone oxidoreductase subunit J codes for the protein MTLFVVFGALALGAALGMVFSRNSVHGALLLVVNLGAIAGLFLTLEAEFLFVAQIIVYAGAIMVLFLFVIMLLGVDRSEPLMEPRPLQRRQLTFAVLIAIPLIAGLSATFAIPALTASPGALPENFGSPEALGQKLFRDYLLPFEVTALLLLVAAIGILLLARRRSER
- the nuoI gene encoding NADH-quinone oxidoreductase subunit NuoI yields the protein MWVTLKHMLVRRDVTVPYPYRKREPFTRAHGRHILNRYDDGLEKCIGCELCAGACPADAILVIGAQNPPDNPVSPGERYAAVYQINMLRCIFCGLCVEACPTDAITMTTFFEMTDASRQRLIYDKEDLLTPPPDLERERFGYRGDPMMVPVGTNEQPGIGSLRGDLEGNSEDNPEVPVVWLPQETWRGAQEPTWQLSSENPRRRPADGEEGGGG
- the nuoH gene encoding NADH-quinone oxidoreductase subunit NuoH; translated protein: MNGIDWVSVGLDAARVLVVFVVVLVLVMLVIWAERKIIADMQSRIGPNRAGPFGVLQSLADGVKLFMKEDIIPSSADRVVFTLAPIISMVPAFLSFSVVPLGDTITVAGRTMPLQVVDLNVGILFFLAMGSLSVYGVALAGWSSGSKYPLMGAVRSTAQMISYEIAMGLAVIPVILYAGTMSTRGIVEAQQGGWFILVQSPAFVIFLLAGIAETNRAPFDLPEAETELVAGYHTEYSGVKFAMFFLAEYLHIVTISAVAVTLFWGGWLGPRFDVLPWLWPTVWFVLKTFVFVFLFFWLRASMPRLRYDQLMSVGWKWLIPIGLLWVPFSAVAQVVPAERWFLIVGGIVVALFVLGMFVPAREPEDGPPTTGARRVRVPRSVEEQPSEPGVVAEDLREQP
- the nuoG gene encoding NADH-quinone oxidoreductase subunit NuoG; the encoded protein is METRETTITITVDGREIVCEPGELVIAAARRAGIYIPHFCWHPRMDPVGACRMCLVHVEGGPPKPQTSCTMQVRDGLVVQTQFTNPEIRDAQEGVIEFLLINHPLDCPICDRGGECPLQDQTQDYGSDETRFIEPKRRFPKPVPISPLVNLDRERCILCYRCTRFCDEISGDKMIDTMQRGARAYIYPFPGESFDSYFSGNTIEICPVGALTSAPYRFQARPWDLHQTASVCDLCACGCNVNLAVRVADGQLVRASQFTNEDVNEEWLCDKGRFGHAYVSEPSRITQPWVRRDGELTAVSWDEALKFLGDRLGPLVERGDPDAAALLVGGSLCDEDAYAAQKFARLVLRTNSVDFRLDGGMSVEAPTTPQLTYDDLLGAGHVVLVSLDAREELPIVFLRLRTAATKHGLGVSFVHPRRIAGGDFVRGHLQPLPGTEAIVGAALTAALGQPVAGGLEALASGCGLAPGEVSGFAAALRESARSVIVLGPRLAADPEAVRAWRAVAEVLGARVGWAPRRSGEYGALRSGAHPELLPGWRRVDDASDRAELSAAWGAEVPDAPGASAVDVLRRAASGALEVLWLAGADVLDTPDSRLGAQALYGARFVVLQDVQADDQVEFADVILPAAAFAERDGTLTNWEGRRQTIHKAVDPPGSARADYAIFGEAARRLGRPIGCRRLADVRGELDALLDREAPPFGGGESRVQARVPSGDPDLKLRLLTYRLLYDQGSRVRHTQAIGALTPAGFAEINPADAEAAGVADGAAVRVRTRHGAIVVPARVTTDIRPGVVFVPYAQPGVGARELLSVDDQAPAAAVEPA